CTGTGGTCAGTGATGGTTCTAGAATATCATGGATGCCGCCTCTGGGCTGTTTTCTCAAGTGTGGGCAGAGTGTCAGCTGCTTCAGGAGTGACCCGCCTGTGTGGGGCTGCCAGGACCACCCCCTCCCAGTGAGATGTGTGCGCCGCAGGGGGTCTGCTTGTACTGGAAAGTCACCGTTGCTTCTCTGAAATTCACATCTGACCGAGTGGCCTATATTTTATTTGCCAAACCTGGCCCCCTAATCCCATGGAAGGCAAGGCCCCATCCCACAAAATGCCGTTGTCCCTGGGGAGGGCCGCCCACAGGTGAGTCCTTGACAGCAGCGGGCAGCTCTTTTGTCGGGGTTCAGTGGGGGTGGCGTCTCATCCTGGCTCGACTCTCTCCAGGCTGCTCCCCGAGGAAGTGTGGCCGGGGCGTCAGCGATGCCATCATCACCAGGGACGAAGCCCGGAGGATTCGCAGGTACACGTGTCTCTGAGCTTCTGTCCTGAATGGGCAGGAGAGTGGGGCTGTGGGTGAAGTATAGCGAATTACTACTAAAAGGATGATTTAAAGAAACTCATTAGAATTCCCTAAGAATTCCTCTTTGCACTTCCAAGGCAAAGAGGGGCTTTTCTGATTTCCAGGAGGAAAGGCTGTTGTCATCAGTGATGCAGTTGCTGGCGGAACCTTCCAGAGGCCTGGGCCCTCTCCAGGGGCAGCAGTTCTGGCCcagtggggaggctggggggatGCTCTCCCGTCAGCCATTGAGGGGCCCAGCAGATGCCTGTGTAGAGACAGTGTGTTCACCCAGCAGCCCCAGGCGGTCACTAGACTATTTTCGTCTCCTCTCCAAAACTGGTTGGGATTAGCCCTTCTGCCTCCTAGCCGTGACTCATGACAGGGCAGGAAGTCTTACTCAGAAGTAGTTGGCACTGGATTCTTCcttattgtcttttaaaaacaagatcTTGAAGCTTTGATTTTCCAACAAGGAGTTCAGACACAAGCATGTGCCCAGCGGAGCAGCGTCTGGTCCGCATGCCGAGCTGCGTCATGAGGGGAGACGCTCCTCCTGTTTCTAGATAACATTGTAGAGGCTGGTTGGGTAGGGAGGGTCCCTGGTGTGAGGGATGAATCCAGCCCCCAGTCAGTTTCCCGGGCGGCCATGAAGCATCTGTCAAAGGCACCAGAAGCCCCTGCATCTTTGGTGACGTGGGTGGTCCTGTGAGCTCCAGCACAGGCCACCATGTGGCCTCTGCCTCCTGAGCTGGTGATTACAAAGGCTGCCCCTCAGCCTGTGATGACAGGAGAGGGACCTTCCAGTGCAGAGGAACCCGTTCAACTCAGCACCAGGTCTCTGAGCTAAAGATGGAAACTAAGCCCACTTGTCCCCAAGCTATGTCATACGTGGTTAACGAGATGgtgacaaaatattaacatttactCACTTAGCTTGAAAGTCAAGTCCTTTGGTCTAAACATGTGGTTTTGTCATAAACATTAAGCAGTCTGTTAATGTTGTGTTAGTCATGCTGATTGATATGTGTCTAGATGTATCATAGATGATGCTGTTAACTGAATCCTGATTTAAGACGGTCTTCCCCACAGCATAGCCGAGAAGGGGCTGTCCCTGGGAGGATCTGACGGAGGGGTGAGTTGTGTGCCGTTCCTGCTTCGGTTTTCTTTTTAACCCTTTAACTTTGCTCTCCCTCCGAGGGGAAGGCGAGGGCGCCGGGTGTGCAGGCCCTGCTCCTGGGAATGAAGTGCCCCCTCCCTTCACAGGAGGGCTGCCTCGGATCACATCTTTGTGTCAGACACCCTggctgggggcagtggggggaAGTCGTAGGCAGGGAGTGAACAGAGCGGGTGACGAGCAGGGGCCCATTGAGGAGGGTGACGGCCCTGGGAAAGGGAGAGCCAGCATGCGCAGGAGGAGCTGGCGGGAAACAGTGAGGACCATGGAAGGCGGAGGAGGCTCCCACAGATGCTGCGTGGGACTGTCATCCACCAGGTGAGACTGCAGGGGGTCTAACAGTGGCCCCTGAAAGATGCATCCACCCAGAACTGTAAATGGGACCTtatctgggaaaagggtctttgcagatgtcattaagtTACGGGTCTCAAGATGAGATCTTCCTGGATTATCAGGATGGACCCTAAACCCAATGACAAGAGTCCTtgtaagaggaaggcagagggagatttgagatTGAAgaggaggccatgtgaagatggaggcagaggtggAGTGATGTGGCACAAACCAAGGGACCCCTGGGACCACTAGAAGCCCTAAGAttcaaggaaggatcctcccctggcGCCTTTGGAAGGAGCGGGGCCCTgtcgacaccttgatctcagccttctggcctccagagctggaTAGGATGAATTCCTGCTGTTTTAAGCCTACTGTTTACAGCAACCATGGGGAGCTCGGACAGGCCAATGCAGCTCTGCATCTCATCCGCTTCCTGGGCAGGCTCAGGAGTCCACCCCTGCGAGCATCTTACGTTGGCCGGAGTTCTCGTGTGGTCCCAAATGGGGATCTCCTCGCCTGGCATGTGGGCCCGTAGGAAGAGCCACTCTCCTCTGCATAGTTTGGTGATTATGTCCATGAGTCTTTTACTCTGCAGACTCTTTCCTCTTGAGTTCTGAAAATTAAGCTTCTCCTTTTATTTTGGTTCAGTTCAGGgggaatatttattaaaaacctaTTCGTGCGTGGACTCATCTTTTACTCTCTGCTCAGCATTTACTCAGGAAGTTGTCTTGCAATGAATCATCCAGGTTTGATACCTTTAAGTgcagttaacatttttaaagcccAAATTGTGTTCAAACAAACCCCTGGGCTGATCGCTGCATCCATGAGAAAAGACACCCGGACAGGGTAGAGGTGGTCCGTGCTGGCACCCACTCCCCTCTCAAGACGTGGGGAAGGCCCCCCAgaggcagggtgggcaggggtggAAAACACTGGCTGTTCATTAAAGAGTtatgacccagcgattccactcctgggcatttacccaGGAGAACAAGAGCATCTCCCACGATGAAATGCTGTCCCAGTGTCACAGCCACTTCATTTACAACAGCCCTAAGCTGGGAACAGCCCTAAGCTGGGAACAGCCCACGTGTCCGTCTCCAGGTGAATGGACCAACAAGTGACTCCTACCCAAACGATGGGTGCCCCTTGGCCATGAGACGGTGGACGGCAGGTACCTGCACCGACGTGAGGGAGTCACAGGGAGGCAATgctgagtgaaaggagccagGCCAAGAGCGAGCGCACCTGCGTGACTCCAGGACCTCAGGTTCTAGAAAGTAACCAACTGCTGTGGCAGAAAGcacctggggaggggcaggaaggaggggttGCAAAGGGTGCAAGGAAATTTGGGGTGATGGATGTGTTTACTGTCCTGGTAGTGATGGTGGTTTCGCTGATGCATGCCAGCATCAAAACTTACCAAACTGAACACTTTAAACAGGAGCAGGTCGTTGTGTGTTGGTTATACCACAGCAAAGCCGGGGGAAGGGCTTGTTCTTAGACCCATGGAGGAGCTGTATCTGTGTACCGTTTTCAGAATTTTAGACCAGAGAGTCTTCATTCTTAGGGCAGGAGAGAAATATCCACCGTCACACACCTTTGTCCAAATGTCTTGAAACCCAGCCCGTGTGCGTCGTCGCCCTGACCCGGGTGTACAAAGATGGGTCTCGGGAACGCGTGTTTAACATCGGTGGCTTTTAGAGCTCGGTCGCCTGCCAGGCAGCCCTCACGCCGCACTGCCAACGTCTTTTCCAGGCATCTATCCTGGACCTGCACTCGGGGGCCTTGTCTGTCGGGAAGCACTTTGTGAACCTGTACAGGTGAGAACCCCGGGGTCGAGGCGGGGGGCGGTCTCTGCTCGTTTCTTAGCTGGAGACACCTGAGTGAGGCTTGCGTGTATGGATCAGAGCGGCTTCAAGTCTTGGGTAAACTGCGACGTTTGCCTTCAGGCCGAGGCCAGATGAGAACTGGAAGGTGCAGCTCTTCCGAGGGGCGGGATCCTTGCCAGTAGCTTCAGGGAACAGCTTAGTGAGGAATGGACCAAggggtggggttggagggagaggtgggagaggtgAGTGGCAGGCCAGGCTCCTGAGAGCTGCCTCCTGAGAGGCTTTGATCTTCCCCAAGGGCCAGGAGAAGCAAGAGATTCCTCCAGCCTTGATAAATGTCACCCCACCTGCCAggtacctccctcccaccctcctcccttttATCACACAGTTATCATTGTAGAAGGAGCAGCTCCACGATAATAAGGACCAGCTGGTTTTCAGGGACTTGCTGGTTAACTGGAGGAAAGGCTGAATTTAAAGGAAATAAGGAAACATTAATAAAACATCACGTTTGTTGATACTCCTTACTTTTTCACAGATACTTTGGGGATAAAATACAAACTATCTTCTCAGAAGAGGACTTCCAGTTGTACCGGTGAGGGAAGGAATGCCCAGGTCAGGAGGGGGGAAGGTGGCAGCGGGGCTGGGAGTGCTGGGGTCAGTCCTGCAGAGAACTGGCCCTCAGGTTCCTGGGTGTGCACGTGATACCTTGTCCCACGTGTGCGGACCTGTGTGTGCATCTGTTCACCTTTCGCCTTTGCCAGCCCTTGTCTTTCTGTAGTGTTACGGAACCCAGGTCCGGCTGCTCGCTGCTCGAAAGCCGATTCTTGAGAGACAAATGTTGGTgggaaaggaaaggttgctttatttCAGAGGCCAGCAACCGGGGGAGAGGGTGGACACCTGTCCGAGAACCAACTCCTGATTGCTGCTCAGGGGACAGGGGcgcttttttttaattaattaattaattaattaattaatttatttatggctgcgttgggtcttcatttctgtgcgagggctttctccagttgcggcgagcgggggccactcttcattgcggtgcgcgggcctctcactatcgcggcctctcttgttgccgagcacaggctccagacgcgcaggctcagcaattgcggctcacgggcccagtcgctctgcggcacgtgggatcctcccagaccagggctcgaacccacgtcccctgcattggcaggcagaccctgaaccactgcgccaccagggaagcccggacaggggcttttaaaggggagtttcagggtgatataggcagagggagggagcagaACAGCATAGTCAgttctgacagtcatcttgaaaccAGTAATgtggtggtctgatcagcgtcaCCTTGGtggttttaagtacagttaatctttagttccagggtttgttcccatttctttgaggccagttctcggaattgtgtgaagtggagcagcttatgtcatggcttcAGTTTGGTCATCATGTAGTCATCCTCCTCTACCCGGTGGgggcttcagtatctgcaaaacagctcacaggacatggcttagaatattatctatagcccttaaggaggaactaaaggtccttgactatgcttaatgactaaacttaTTATTTGGTCTCGtttgactattttcctttgtttctgcattttctcacttctctgattaaacttattctttggctaaagtgtttccacagacaaaaggcaggctgagaaCATGGGGGTTGGGGGCAAGGACCggagggtcctgctccgtttcagtgTCACACGGTGCGGGCCCTGTGGGCCCGGGGAGAATTCTTTCCTGTGTGGCTGACACCTGTGTCCTCTCGGCAGGGACCTGCGGCAGAAGGTCCAGCTGGCAATCGCCCAGGCATTTGGCATCAGCGCGTCCTTGCTGCACCTGACGAAGCCCACCTTCTTCTCCCGCATCAACAGCACAGCGGCCCGCACGGCTCATGACGAGTACTGGCATGCGCACGTGGACAAGGTGAGCGAACCTGGGGCTTGTCCACCACGGCCCAAGCTGGGTGCTGTCTGTTCACGTGGTCAGGGTTTTAGAAGTTTCCTCTCTCACTGATGCGGTCGAGGAGATAAGATTTGTTTCTCGTGTGATGAGGTGAGAGAAGACTGTGAAAAGCACGTTACAGAACAGTGAGGGCCTGATGGGGACCATCCTTTGCTACTTGTTCCCAGACGCAGAGCTGTCTCCACCTGAGCTGTGAGCTTCGTCGGATGTCACCTGACCCGGCCTTGATTGACCTGGCCTTTCTGTCGTGTGGTCTCCCCTCAGGCCTGCGTCCCGCACCCTGCCCAGGAGGcccccttctccccacttttcacCTTTTCTTGGGAAGATCTCTCGACCACTCCAGATTCTGCAGATTCCCCTTCCTTGATCTCTTGTTGTTCCCTAGACACAGTGGCACCTAATCAATCAGTGGTCCTGATCAGCCACAACTGAAGCCCTGTCCCGCCTGCGCTGCAGCCACTGCCCTGCCCCACTCAGCCAGCACACGCAGCGTGGCGCCAGGGGACAGTTGGCCGCGGAAACGTCTGAGGGCTGTTGGCGGTCACCCCAGCCGCGGGTGTGCTCAGGTGACCCAGATAATCTCTGTGTCGCTTGACCCTGGAACAAAGGAAGCGAAGTGAAAAATAAGCAGAGGGTTTGGGCAGAAGCTCTCAGACTGGGCTTCTGCCTGAAATTCAGTCAGACATTCATGTGTTTATAATAATCTCCACTGAGCTCGATGGAGGAGGGGAGCACTTAAATGTGGTTAGTGAGATTGAGGAACCcagtatttaattaaattaacttAAATTGAAGTAGCTTTATGTGGCCAGTGGCTTGTCTGAGCCAGTGCAGCTCGGAGGGCTCGATGGAGCTCGGGTTGGAAGTGTGGGCTTCACCCTAAGGAGGCGTACAGGGTGTGCTTGTTCTCTTCCCGTGGGCTTAAGGTTGATCAGTGGGTTCGGACTGATGCATCCGCGATCAGGCTTCCTGTCCGCCCTCGCTTCATGGCTCTAGCAGCCATTGACCCATTGATAACCATTGCCCAGGTGCATTATTTCATTAGGGGACCAGGACCGAGACCTTCAGTATAAGATCATCGTAGATATTGCAGAGGGAAAAACAGGGTTTTATGGGGTTGAGGGCAAAGACGACGTGTGTGGAGGACAGACAGGTTCGCACAGCAAGGAGCCTCACGTGTGGGACGGAGTCCGGAGAATTTCCCTGCAACGAAGGAAGAGCAGCCCTCCATGTACCGGAAAGTGTGGGTTGAGGAAAGACAACACTGAATGTAGCCTGGTTCGGTGATCCAACTTCAAAGGAAGAAAGATAAGGAAGAAATTCTTCAGGCAGAGAAAACGAGTCAACAGTGACAAGTGGGGTAGCCTCAGACATCTCAGAGCCAGGAGGCCTCGGGACAGGGTCTACAGGACCAGGGTGGCTATCACAGCCAAGGGGTCACTCACACGTGGACACAGCAGAGACATCCTCGCACGAGGGGACTCCATGCATCTGCTCCTTGCCTTGAAGTTCTCCATCCTCTAGCTCAGGACAGCTCAGgccctgccagcctctgccaTCCCTGTCACCTGCCATAACCTGCCTCCTTCCCAGGTCACTGTGTTCATGTGGGTTTGGGGTGGTTCCTTTGCAGAATCTGAGCTGGGTGGGTAGGAGAGGGTCAGGCTCCTGgacgccccccgcccccgggtcTCTTTTATGTTTTATGCAGGTAGTGGACATGAGGTTCACTGCTGAAGCAATTCAGAAGCACTGCCCTGGGCTGTTCTCAGGTTTAGGTCACTTTGATGTTTGTTTGGTGCCCTGATGCTGGATAAGGGGCCCCTAAATGGGGTCTtggtgggggaggtggagggagctCAGGCCTGTGTAGAAAGTCTAGTCCCACAGATGGCGTGGTACTGAGTTCATGAGAAGGTGACGGGGACTCAGTCACCTTGGCAGGCTTGCTGCCTCTCCCTCCTGGTCAGCCTACCCTCTCTCAggagatgaccactgtcatggTGATGGTGGTCTAGCTGCTTGCAGGGGGAGTGGGGCTTTTGGACTTTTTGAGCCTTGATCAAATGTGTTATGGATATTGACCTGGGGCTTCTGTGTACTGCTCCCATGGTGCCTACAGGTGTCAGTAAAATCATTTAAGAATCTATCCTTAAACACAGCAGCTCAGATAACAGGAGCCTAGGGCTGTGCGATAGGGATAGGGCACTGGTAGGATGACTTTGGGCTGCTGTCCTTGGACTCTTTCATTCTTCCTTATCTCTTACCCCAGTCTTGCTAATTGAATGATTCCTCAGGCTGGGAGCTGTTATCATGTGATTAAAATTCCTTGTACATGCAAGTCACTATCTTTGCGTGGAATAGCCTATCTCACTGATTCCCTCTATTAGGTAGGTGCTAATTTGTGTGAGTTCTTATGTCCTTGGAAACAACACCTGCTTCGCATATTACAGACAACAAGTTCCTCTATCTCACATTGAAATCCAGTTCTTCATAAGTCCTGAAGATCCACAGATGGGACAACTATCTggccacctcccctcccggacTTCAAGGGGTCCTTGGGAAACAAATGATAGCGCCTCCTGTTTACATTATACCCAGGCCCAGAGGGTCCACGCTCCTATGAGCCCAGAGCACAGATTTCACCCCCCATCCCCTGCTTTCCACCGCCCGTCTTCCGAAAGAACGTCCACGCAAAGAGGGCCAGACAGGAAAAGACAGCGTAGCGTGGGcactgggtggtggtggtggtggggagttagtgtttaatgggaacagagtttcagtttaggaggACGAAGAGTTCTGGCGATGGTCAGCGGGGGTGggtgcacaacagtgtgaatgtgctTAGTGCCCCTGAGCTGTGCACTCAATGATGGGTAAAGTGGTAAATTGTATggtttgtgtattttaccacaatttaaaagaaaGCCTGGGGTGCCCACATCTGGAGAAAGAGCGGAAGCACCACCTTTGCTCCCTGTGCTGACGCGGGAGGGtcctgtgggtgggtgggtgggtggcgtGGCGGCCCTGGGGGTCACGCGTGTGGGCTTCTTGGCGTGGGCTGCGCCTCTGACTGCGCGGGAGCCAGGCAGGACCGCACACCTGTGCTCAGCAGAGGGTTTTCTGTAATCGGGAGGCGGTGCTCAGCAGAGGGTTTTCTGTAGTTGGGAGGCGGCGCAAGGCCTGGGTCTGTCCCTTCCTGAGGAGCGAGTCCTCCTGCAAGCAGACGGTGACACGCCCTCACGCTCTGCCCGCAGGTGACCTATGGCTCCTTCGACTACACATCGCTGCTGTACCTCTCCGACTACCTGGATGACTTCGGTGGCGGGCGGTTTGTGTTCATGGAGGAGGGGGCCAACAAGACGGTGGAGCCGAGAGCAGGTAGGACTCACGGGCGGGCCTTTCCCGGGGTGCTGTGTTTACAGTGTGTCCAGTGTGTCCATGGAGCACATTCGTCAGAGGAGGAGGCGGGCGTGGCCACGGTCACTGCTGTCACTGCGGAGTGAGTTCCCAGAGCCATCCCATGCTCCATCCCCTGTAGTGACTCGAAGCTTAAGACGAGGCAGTGATCCTGACCTAATGTCGGTAAACCGCACCGAGCACAGGGACCTGCCTCCCCGACCTGGTGGTCCCAGAGCTCCcgctgcccccagcccagctcgGACACTCAGTGCTGCTCAGTGAGCATGCGTGGAGCGAGGAAtcgtcccctctcctccccaggttttggggtggggaggggtggggatccCCCAGGGGCTTCCTGAGGGGCAGCCCAGGCCCCGGCCCAGCCCCAGACGAGACTCAGAGACAGAGCCAGGCCATTTGGCTCTGGCCTGGGCGCCTCGACTGTGCCAGCACCATCCACCTGCTGCCGTGGCTCACCCGACCCCACAGCGTCACCCTGCTTACTGGGTGTGTAGCTGTGTCCGCTTCCGCCTGGCAGCAGGCAGCTCAAACCAACGAGGCTGTCCACCTGTGTTGGTTTAGAACGTTCCCGTTAGCCATGAGGCAGTCCTGCAAGCCACTGAGTCCAAATGCTCCTTGCAGTAGCCCTGAATCCACGCAGAAATGGCTTGGACATCAGAAGGTGTAGAAAGGAAGTTAAGCAGCTCAGGGCTGGCTCTCTTCCCTCAGGGGGTGAGTGCTGGAGGGGGGCAGACCCAGGCGCAGGTCAGCGGGCAGGAGGGGCTCAGAACGCCCTGCAGCTCCAAGGATTTAATGGACCAAGAGCCAGAGAAGCTGCTGGTGCTAAGGCAGCTGGTGCTAAGGCTGGGGGTCACATGTCACGTGCTTCTGGGAGGTGTCCAGGGATGCTTGTGGACTAAGAGGAGAAATACAGGTGGGTTCCAGAAACTGAGATGACTCTGTATTTTTGGTTACTAAGTTGCCGAGCTAAATCCCACTTTAAAGAAGTGGGTGATAATCTAATAGTTgtttactgaagaaaataaaaagccagaaAGCAGTGTTCGTGAATGCTGAAAGTTTCACGTTTCTGGGGTTGGGTGGGCCGTCGCCTCTGTGTGAATGTTATGCCTTGTAGGGTGAGTTACCAGCGCTGGCCTGCTGGTCACTGCGCGGATGGTGATTTCATCCCAACAGTTTCCTCCTGGTTCTGATGACTGGCGGCCTGCCCTCGGGTTCTTCCTGGCGTTTGTGTCATGCCCGTCATTGTCTTGATCACTCTGGACTTGGGAGCTGTCAGAATAGGTGTGGGGCTTAACTACTGGtgcattaaaaaggaaagaaggtctTAGGCAAGATTGTGAACCCGTGTGGGCCTTTCCTCAACAAGCTATCACGTTGACATTGGGTTGGGTCAGCGGATTCCCGTTCCAGGTCGACAGGACGAGAGTCACCAACTCTGTCCCATCCGCACAGACATCACAGGAGCCTGGCGTTTGGCAGGGAGCGCGATGCAGCTGCTCCGACAGGCTGTGCCAAAGGGGTTTTCATTTTCCCGAGAAGAGTTCATTCTCTCTTATGGAAATTAACAGGAAAGTAGGCTGagtgttttcagttttcccaCTTACTCACTTTCCAGAGCCCTCCGTCCCCTCCTGTGCATCCAGGTTTCCAACAGGTACATTCCCCTTCCGCCTCAGCATTTCTCAGAGTGCAGGTCTGCTGGTGATGGTTTTtctgaaaatgtccttatttcacctttttttctaaaggatattttcactggatgtGAAATTCTGGAttggtggggttttttcccttttctttaaaagCATCGTCCCTTTCCTCTGGCTCTCCTGTTGCTGTCACCGCTGTCACTGCCCCATAGTAGCTGCCTCTTTGCTCTGCCACCTCCAGGATGTTCTCTAATCTCTGGTTTCatcagtttgactatgatgtgcctCAGTGTGGAGTTGTTTGTATTTATCCCACTTGGAGTATTTATCCTGCTAAGCTTATTGGATTAAAAGTCAAAGTTTTCATCACATTAGGGAAAGTgttggtcattatttcttcaaatcgCCTTTTCCTGCCCCAGTATGAACCTCTCCTCTCTCCGAGACTCCAACATGAATGGTGGACGGTTTCCTATTGTCCCACAGGCCACGAGGAGCTTCACTtttcctcagtccttttcttctctgttctttggtGCCTCTGTTTGCAAAGTGTGCAGAaatgctggggggcggggggatgcCCAGAGACCCCCACTCTTGCTGCAAGTCGGCGACATTTGATAACTGTGTCTGGAGCAGGGTGGCGGCAGGGGGGTGCACAGATGGCGTGGATGGGCAGACGGGCCTGGCTACGTGTCCGAGGTCTCAGGTGTGACTGAAAGTGGAAAAACTGAGGACAAAACGTCCTTTAGCAACATGAGCCTCAGAAAGTGGCGTGACTCCAGATTGCTCTGGGAAAGAGTGTTTCCTTCAGGTCAGGGGCGGCCTGGCTGGTCCAGAGGAGGGTCTGAGTTCCTGGTGTCCCCAGGCCCCCATGCAGAGGTTTCCGTGTGTCACACGATTTCTTTTGCTCCCTTGTTTCAGGGCAGAGCACGGTTCTCTGTTTACAACCAGAAAGCAGCAGACTCCGGGGTAGACTTTTCTCCTCTCTCAAAGATTTAGCAGTCGAGTTCCTGGCAGTGACCTTTTGAAGAGAAATGAAGTTGTCGTGGGACATTTGGTGCAGGGCCGTGTGGCGGCGACGCGGCGCCTACAGGATCCCGGGGCTCCTCCCCCACGATTCTGTAACGGTCAACTCGTTTGTCCTAAAAAAATCTATGGTGGGTGTATGAGGCCAGTTCAATACGGAAGCACATAAACACGGGGTTCTCTGAACACAGATGGGTGGCGGGCCCCCACTCCAGGACGCTCGGAAGCCACCTCCCGAGTCCTGTCTTCAGCTGCCCTGGAGGGAGCTACAGGTGCTGGGTGTTTGTCTCAACGTGTCTTTCCTGATCCTTTGCTAAAACATTGTCATCACCTGCCAGGGTTTGGCTTTGTTCCATGTGTGATTAGAAATAAGATCATAAGGTGGGCCCGAGGAGGTCACATGGCTTGTAGAAGCCCCTGGgggtggcagcagggcctcaCCCCAAGTCCAGGTTGCCCCACAAAGAGCCCGCGGAGGCTGGGCCGGGTGCTGGGGTGCCCTTCG
This Balaenoptera acutorostrata chromosome 20, mBalAcu1.1, whole genome shotgun sequence DNA region includes the following protein-coding sequences:
- the OGFOD3 gene encoding 2-oxoglutarate and iron-dependent oxygenase domain-containing protein 3: MAPQRRGAPKAPEGSGAAERRRPSSTKSVRAPRDVWKKWLRVAVLGACTTLVALLLWGILGGDDSITEVLAHRSEVLPGRFIEVPCSEDYDSHRRFEGCSPRKCGRGVSDAIITRDEARRIRSIAEKGLSLGGSDGGASILDLHSGALSVGKHFVNLYRYFGDKIQTIFSEEDFQLYRDLRQKVQLAIAQAFGISASLLHLTKPTFFSRINSTAARTAHDEYWHAHVDKVTYGSFDYTSLLYLSDYLDDFGGGRFVFMEEGANKTVEPRAGRVSFFTSGSENLHRVEKVHWGTRYAITIAFTCDPDHGIADPTFT